The following proteins are co-located in the Frigidibacter mobilis genome:
- the rpoC gene encoding DNA-directed RNA polymerase subunit beta': protein MNQELTTNPFNPLQAPKSFDEIKISLASPERILSWSYGEIKKPETINYRTFKPERDGLFCARIFGPIKDYECLCGKYKRMKYRGVVCEKCGVEVTLQKVRRERMGHIELAAPVAHIWFLKSLPSRIGLMLDMTLRDLERILYFENYVVIEPGLTDLSYGQLMTEEDFLDAQDQYGADAFTANIGAEAIREMLSQIDLESTAEQLREELKEATGELKPKKIIKRLKIVESFLESGNRPEWMVLTVIPVIPPELRPLVPLDGGRFATSDLNDLYRRVINRNNRLKRLIELRAPDIIVRNEKRMLQESVDALFDNGRRGRVITGANKRPLKSLSDMLKGKQGRFRQNLLGKRVDFSGRSVIVTGPELKLHQCGLPKKMALELFKPFIYSRLEAKGLSSTVKQAKKLVEKERPEVWDILDEVIREHPVMLNRAPTLHRLGIQAFEPILIEGKAIQLHPLVCSAFNADFDGDQMAVHVPLSLEAQLEARVLMMSTNNVLSPANGAPIIVPSQDMVLGLYYVSMERKGMKGEGMAFSSVDEVEHALNAGEVHLHSKIKARIRQIDSEGNEVFKRFDTTPGRVRLGSLLPLNAKAPFDLVNRLLRKKDVQNVIDTVYRYCGQKESVIFCDQIMGLGFREAFKAGISFGKDDMVIPATKWPIVNEVRDQVKEFEQQYMDGLITQGEKYNKVVDAWSKCSDAVAAEMMKDISAVRYDDAGAEMEPNSVYMMSHSGARGSPAQMKQLGGMRGLMAKPSGEIIETPIVSNFKEGLTVLEYFNSTHGARKGLADTALKTANSGYLTRRLVDVAQDCIVRQHDCGTERAITASAAVNDGEIVSPLSERILGRVAADDILVPGTDEVIVRKNELIDERKADLVESAGVAAVRIRSALTCEAEEGVCAMCYGRDLARGTLVNQGEAVGIIAAQSIGEPGTQLTMRTFHIGGIAQGGQQSFQEASQEGTVEFRNPILLINALGEQIVMGRNMKMVIIDEVGQERASHKVAYGAKIHVKDGATVKRGAKLFEWDPYTLPIIAEKAGVAKFVDLISGIAVREETDDATGMTQKIVIDWRTAPRGNDLKPEIIIMDPVTGEPVRNDAGNPISYAMSVDAILSIEDGQDVKAGDVVARIPREGARTKDITGGLPRVAELFEARRPKDHAIIAEIDGYVRFGKDYKNKRRITIEPSQEGMEPVEYMVPKGKHIPVQEGDFVQKGDYIMDGNPAPHDILRIMGIEALADYLTDEVQDVYRLQGVKINDKHIEVIVRQMLQKIEILESGDTTLLKGENVDKAEFDEENAKTIARGGRPASGEPVLLGITKASLQTRSFISAASFQETTRVLTEAAVQGKRDKLVGLKENVIVGRLIPAGTGGATSRVRKLAAERDQKVIDARRAEAETAAALAAPVDDVIDSAEEAFGLVDTPESRD, encoded by the coding sequence ATGAACCAGGAACTGACCACCAACCCGTTCAACCCGCTGCAGGCGCCGAAGTCGTTCGACGAGATCAAGATCTCGCTGGCCTCGCCCGAGCGGATTCTCAGCTGGTCCTACGGCGAGATCAAGAAGCCGGAAACCATCAACTACCGCACGTTCAAGCCGGAACGTGACGGTCTGTTCTGCGCGCGCATTTTTGGCCCGATCAAGGACTACGAATGCCTGTGCGGCAAATACAAGCGCATGAAGTATCGCGGCGTCGTCTGCGAGAAATGCGGCGTGGAAGTCACGCTGCAGAAGGTGCGCCGCGAGCGGATGGGCCACATCGAACTGGCCGCACCGGTTGCGCATATCTGGTTCCTGAAATCGCTTCCGAGCCGGATCGGCCTCATGCTCGACATGACGCTGCGCGATCTGGAGCGGATCCTGTATTTCGAGAACTACGTGGTGATCGAGCCGGGCCTGACCGACCTGAGCTATGGCCAGCTGATGACCGAGGAAGACTTCCTCGACGCGCAGGACCAGTACGGCGCCGATGCCTTCACCGCCAATATCGGGGCGGAAGCGATCCGCGAGATGCTGAGCCAGATCGACCTTGAGTCGACGGCAGAGCAGCTGCGCGAAGAGCTGAAGGAAGCCACGGGCGAGCTGAAGCCGAAGAAGATCATCAAGCGGCTGAAGATCGTGGAATCGTTCCTCGAGTCGGGCAACCGGCCCGAGTGGATGGTGCTGACGGTCATTCCGGTCATTCCGCCGGAGCTGCGCCCGCTGGTGCCGCTGGACGGTGGCCGCTTTGCCACCTCGGACCTCAACGACCTCTATCGCCGGGTCATCAACCGGAACAACCGCCTCAAGCGGCTGATCGAGCTGCGCGCGCCCGACATCATCGTTCGCAACGAAAAGCGGATGCTGCAGGAATCGGTCGATGCGCTGTTCGACAACGGCCGCCGCGGCCGCGTCATCACCGGGGCCAACAAGCGCCCGCTGAAGTCGCTGTCGGACATGCTCAAGGGCAAGCAGGGCCGCTTCCGCCAGAACCTTCTGGGCAAGCGGGTCGACTTCTCGGGCCGGTCGGTCATCGTGACCGGGCCGGAGCTGAAGCTGCACCAGTGCGGCCTGCCCAAGAAGATGGCGCTGGAGCTGTTCAAGCCGTTCATCTACTCGCGGCTTGAGGCGAAGGGGCTGTCGAGCACCGTCAAGCAGGCGAAGAAGCTGGTCGAGAAAGAGCGTCCCGAGGTCTGGGACATCCTTGACGAGGTGATCCGCGAACACCCGGTGATGCTGAACCGGGCGCCGACGCTGCACCGCTTGGGCATCCAGGCGTTCGAGCCGATCCTGATCGAAGGCAAGGCGATCCAGCTGCATCCGCTGGTCTGCTCGGCCTTCAACGCCGACTTCGACGGCGACCAGATGGCCGTTCACGTTCCGCTGTCGCTGGAAGCGCAGCTGGAAGCGCGCGTGCTGATGATGTCGACCAACAACGTGCTGTCGCCCGCCAACGGCGCGCCGATCATCGTTCCGTCGCAGGATATGGTGCTCGGGCTCTATTACGTTTCGATGGAGCGCAAGGGCATGAAGGGCGAGGGCATGGCCTTCTCGTCCGTCGACGAGGTGGAACACGCGCTGAACGCCGGCGAGGTGCATCTGCACTCGAAGATCAAGGCACGGATCCGCCAGATCGACTCCGAGGGCAACGAGGTGTTCAAGCGCTTCGACACCACCCCGGGCCGGGTGCGTCTGGGCAGCCTGCTGCCGCTGAACGCCAAGGCGCCGTTCGATCTGGTGAACCGCCTGCTGCGGAAGAAGGACGTGCAGAACGTCATCGACACCGTCTACCGCTACTGCGGCCAGAAGGAGTCGGTGATCTTCTGTGACCAGATCATGGGCCTGGGCTTCCGCGAGGCGTTCAAGGCCGGCATCTCGTTCGGCAAGGACGACATGGTGATCCCGGCGACCAAATGGCCGATCGTCAACGAAGTCCGCGATCAGGTGAAGGAATTCGAGCAACAGTACATGGACGGCCTGATTACCCAGGGCGAAAAGTACAACAAGGTTGTCGATGCCTGGTCGAAATGCTCGGACGCGGTTGCGGCCGAGATGATGAAGGACATTTCGGCGGTGCGCTATGACGATGCCGGCGCCGAGATGGAGCCGAACTCGGTCTACATGATGTCGCACTCCGGTGCGCGGGGCTCGCCTGCGCAGATGAAGCAGCTTGGCGGGATGCGCGGCCTCATGGCCAAGCCGTCGGGCGAGATCATCGAGACGCCGATCGTGTCGAACTTCAAGGAAGGTCTGACCGTTCTTGAATATTTCAACTCGACCCACGGCGCCCGGAAGGGTCTGGCCGATACCGCGCTGAAGACGGCGAACTCGGGCTACCTGACCCGCCGTCTGGTCGACGTGGCGCAGGACTGCATCGTGCGTCAGCACGATTGCGGCACCGAACGCGCGATCACGGCCTCGGCCGCGGTCAATGACGGCGAGATCGTCTCGCCGCTCAGCGAGCGCATCCTGGGCCGTGTGGCAGCGGACGACATTCTTGTGCCGGGCACCGATGAGGTGATCGTGCGCAAGAACGAGCTGATCGACGAGCGCAAGGCCGATCTGGTGGAAAGCGCTGGCGTCGCCGCCGTGCGGATCCGCTCGGCGCTGACCTGTGAAGCGGAAGAGGGCGTCTGCGCCATGTGCTACGGGCGCGACCTTGCCCGCGGCACGCTGGTGAACCAGGGCGAGGCTGTCGGCATCATCGCCGCGCAGTCGATCGGCGAGCCGGGCACCCAGCTGACGATGCGGACCTTCCACATCGGCGGTATCGCCCAGGGTGGCCAGCAGTCGTTCCAGGAAGCCAGCCAGGAAGGCACTGTCGAGTTCCGCAACCCGATCCTGCTGATAAACGCCCTTGGCGAGCAGATCGTCATGGGCCGGAACATGAAGATGGTCATCATCGACGAGGTCGGTCAGGAGCGGGCCAGCCACAAGGTGGCCTATGGCGCGAAGATCCACGTCAAGGACGGCGCAACCGTCAAGCGCGGCGCCAAGCTGTTCGAATGGGACCCCTATACCCTGCCGATCATCGCCGAGAAGGCAGGTGTGGCGAAGTTCGTGGACCTGATCTCGGGCATCGCCGTGCGCGAGGAAACCGATGATGCGACTGGCATGACGCAGAAGATCGTGATCGACTGGCGCACCGCGCCGCGCGGCAACGATCTGAAGCCGGAAATCATCATCATGGACCCCGTCACGGGTGAGCCGGTGCGCAACGATGCCGGCAACCCGATCAGCTATGCGATGTCGGTCGACGCCATCCTGTCCATCGAGGACGGGCAGGATGTGAAGGCCGGTGACGTGGTGGCGCGTATCCCGCGCGAGGGTGCCCGGACCAAGGACATCACCGGGGGTCTTCCCCGCGTGGCGGAACTGTTCGAGGCTCGCCGACCCAAGGACCACGCGATCATCGCGGAAATCGACGGCTATGTGCGCTTCGGCAAGGACTACAAGAACAAGCGCCGCATCACCATCGAGCCCTCGCAAGAAGGCATGGAGCCGGTCGAGTACATGGTGCCGAAAGGCAAGCACATCCCGGTGCAGGAAGGCGACTTCGTGCAGAAGGGTGACTACATCATGGACGGCAACCCGGCCCCGCATGACATTCTGCGGATCATGGGGATCGAGGCGCTGGCCGACTACCTGACCGATGAGGTGCAGGACGTCTACCGGCTGCAGGGCGTGAAGATCAACGACAAGCATATCGAGGTGATCGTTCGCCAGATGCTTCAGAAGATCGAGATCCTGGAGTCGGGCGATACCACGCTGCTCAAGGGCGAGAACGTGGACAAGGCCGAGTTCGACGAGGAGAACGCCAAGACCATCGCACGCGGCGGGCGTCCCGCCTCGGGCGAGCCGGTCCTGCTGGGCATCACCAAGGCGTCGCTGCAGACCCGCAGCTTCATCTCGGCGGCCTCGTTCCAGGAAACGACGCGAGTGCTGACCGAGGCGGCCGTTCAGGGCAAGCGCGACAAGCTGGTCGGCCTGAAGGAAAACGTCATCGTCGGCCGGCTGATCCCGGCCGGTACCGGCGGCGCAACCAGCCGTGTGCGCAAGCTTGCGGCCGAGCGTGACCAGAAGGTGATCGACGCCCGCCGGGCCGAGGCCGAAACGGCCGCGGCGCTGGCAGCGCCGGTCGATGACGTGATCGACAGCGCGGAAGAGGCCTTCGGCCTGGTCGACACCCCGGAAAGCCGGGATTGA
- a CDS encoding glycosyltransferase family 2 protein, with amino-acid sequence MSSLVITSMRNEGAFIVEWVTWYRMLGFTDILVVTNDCTDHSPPLLDALESAGWLTHVRHKVKPDQFPQAANFRRAKRHPLAEAADWILVCDVDEFLVIHRGAGQIGDLLPACEPDFLGMSVNWKVFGTSGQQHWSAGLVHRQFTRAAAKGAGVNRWFKAILRRADLFKRLDTHGPSGYRADLAPGPWGNDGLRWVNSAGATVPHWHPDAPYQRQTETGLTTHAVAQINHYMIRSEESFSLKRGTLSAAAGKDRYTEEFFKRYNRNDVEDLSALRYAAAFDALHAEAMALPRVRKLHHLCCADYVMRLAAVAGREPASDPRWQEQLDLAAAAD; translated from the coding sequence TTGTCCAGCCTTGTCATCACCTCGATGCGGAACGAGGGTGCCTTCATTGTGGAATGGGTCACTTGGTACCGGATGCTGGGCTTTACTGACATCCTGGTGGTGACGAATGACTGCACAGACCACTCCCCTCCACTGCTGGATGCTTTGGAATCCGCGGGCTGGCTGACCCATGTTCGCCACAAGGTGAAGCCCGACCAGTTTCCACAGGCAGCGAACTTCCGGCGTGCCAAGCGGCATCCCTTGGCCGAGGCTGCAGACTGGATCCTTGTCTGTGATGTCGACGAGTTTCTGGTGATCCATCGCGGCGCCGGGCAGATCGGTGATCTGCTGCCCGCGTGCGAGCCGGACTTTCTGGGCATGTCGGTGAACTGGAAGGTGTTCGGCACCTCGGGGCAACAACATTGGTCTGCGGGACTGGTTCACCGCCAGTTCACCCGCGCTGCGGCAAAGGGCGCGGGGGTCAACCGCTGGTTCAAGGCGATCTTGCGGCGGGCCGACCTGTTCAAGCGGCTCGACACCCACGGGCCATCGGGCTACCGCGCCGATCTGGCCCCCGGGCCCTGGGGCAACGACGGGCTTCGCTGGGTCAACAGCGCCGGTGCAACGGTACCGCACTGGCACCCCGACGCACCCTATCAGCGCCAGACCGAGACCGGGCTGACCACCCATGCCGTTGCGCAGATCAACCACTACATGATCCGTTCCGAAGAAAGCTTCTCGCTCAAGCGCGGCACGCTCAGCGCGGCAGCCGGCAAGGACCGCTACACGGAGGAGTTCTTCAAGCGCTACAACCGCAACGATGTCGAAGACCTCTCGGCCCTGCGCTATGCCGCCGCCTTCGACGCGCTGCATGCCGAGGCGATGGCCCTGCCCCGCGTCCGCAAGCTGCATCACCTGTGCTGCGCCGACTATGTCATGCGGCTGGCGGCGGTGGCGGGGCGCGAGCCGGCCAGCGATCCGCGCTGGCAAGAGCAGCTGGACCTTGCCGCCGCCGCAGACTGA
- a CDS encoding DMT family transporter gives MKPVSDNLRGALLMMAAMAAFTGNDTLLKAVTAEVPLFQSITIRGLVTLCLLAGLAWARGGVQLRLGASDTRILGLRSVGEIGATLFFLSALQHMPLANLSAIMQSLPLVVTLLAALLFRERIGWRRLTAIGVGFAGVLLIVKPGGAAFDGWAVFGLLAMGCVALRDLATRSLSPGVPSLAVTIYAALAVTVLGAVLAPFQGWVAVTPSHLIALAGAAVFLIGGYQFIIMAMRVGEVSAVTPFRYTSLLFAIALGWITFGQLPDALTLVGAGIVIASGLFMLRRQRQLGIT, from the coding sequence ATGAAGCCGGTTTCTGACAATTTGCGCGGCGCGCTGCTGATGATGGCCGCAATGGCGGCCTTCACCGGCAATGACACGCTGCTGAAGGCGGTCACCGCCGAGGTGCCGCTGTTCCAGTCGATCACGATCCGCGGTCTGGTGACGCTGTGCCTGCTGGCGGGGCTGGCATGGGCACGGGGCGGCGTGCAGCTGCGGCTGGGGGCAAGCGACACCCGGATTCTCGGCCTGCGCTCGGTGGGCGAGATCGGTGCCACGCTGTTCTTCCTGTCGGCGCTGCAGCATATGCCCCTGGCCAATCTCAGCGCGATCATGCAGTCGCTGCCCCTGGTCGTGACCCTGCTGGCGGCACTGCTGTTCCGCGAGCGGATCGGCTGGCGGCGGCTGACGGCGATTGGCGTGGGCTTTGCCGGCGTGCTGCTGATCGTCAAGCCCGGCGGTGCGGCATTCGACGGCTGGGCGGTGTTTGGGCTGCTGGCAATGGGATGTGTGGCGCTGCGAGATCTGGCGACGCGCTCTCTGTCGCCGGGGGTGCCGTCCCTGGCGGTGACGATCTATGCCGCGCTGGCGGTGACGGTGCTGGGGGCGGTCCTGGCGCCGTTCCAGGGTTGGGTGGCGGTGACCCCGTCGCACCTGATCGCCCTGGCGGGGGCGGCGGTGTTCCTGATCGGCGGCTATCAGTTCATCATCATGGCGATGCGGGTGGGTGAGGTCAGTGCGGTGACGCCGTTCCGCTACACCTCGCTGCTGTTCGCCATCGCCTTGGGCTGGATCACCTTCGGGCAGTTGCCAGATGCGCTGACCCTGGTCGGGGCGGGGATCGTGATTGCCTCGGGGCTGTTCATGTTGCGGCGCCAGCGGCAGCTGGGGATTACCTGA
- the rpsL gene encoding 30S ribosomal protein S12, which translates to MPTIQQLIRKPRQPKVQRSKSQHLQSCPQKRGVCTRVYTTTPKKPNSAMRKVAKVRLTNGFEVISYIPGEKHNLQEHSVVLIRGGRVKDLPGVRYHILRGVLDTQGVKDRRQRRSKYGAKRPK; encoded by the coding sequence ATGCCGACGATCCAACAGCTGATCCGCAAGCCGCGGCAGCCCAAGGTGCAGCGCTCGAAGTCGCAACACCTTCAATCCTGCCCGCAGAAGCGCGGTGTCTGCACGCGCGTCTACACCACGACGCCGAAGAAACCGAACTCGGCCATGCGGAAGGTCGCCAAGGTGCGCCTGACCAATGGCTTCGAGGTGATCAGCTACATTCCCGGCGAAAAGCATAACCTTCAGGAACACTCGGTGGTCCTGATCCGCGGCGGCCGGGTCAAAGACCTTCCCGGCGTTCGCTACCACATCCTGCGCGGTGTGCTCGATACGCAAGGCGTCAAAGATCGTCGCCAGCGTCGTTCGAAATACGGCGCGAAGCGTCCGAAGTAA
- the rpsG gene encoding 30S ribosomal protein S7, with the protein MSRRHAAEKREVLPDAKFGDRVVTKFMNNLMVDGKKSTAERIVYNALERVQTRLKREPIEVFHEALDNVKPSVEVRSRRVGGATYQVPVEVRMERREALAIRWLINAAKNRNEHTMEERLAGELLDAVNSRGTAVKKREDTHKMADANKAFSHYRW; encoded by the coding sequence ATGTCCCGTCGTCACGCTGCCGAAAAGCGCGAAGTGCTGCCCGATGCCAAGTTCGGTGATCGCGTCGTCACGAAATTCATGAACAACCTGATGGTCGATGGCAAGAAATCGACCGCAGAGCGTATCGTCTATAACGCGCTGGAGCGGGTTCAGACCCGGCTCAAGCGCGAGCCGATCGAAGTTTTCCACGAAGCCCTGGACAACGTGAAGCCCTCGGTCGAGGTGCGCTCGCGCCGGGTTGGCGGTGCCACCTATCAGGTGCCGGTTGAAGTGCGGATGGAGCGCCGCGAGGCGCTGGCGATCCGCTGGCTGATTAATGCCGCGAAGAACCGCAACGAGCACACGATGGAAGAGCGCCTCGCCGGCGAGCTGCTCGACGCCGTGAACTCGCGCGGCACCGCCGTGAAGAAGCGCGAAGATACGCACAAGATGGCCGACGCCAACAAGGCGTTCAGCCATTACCGCTGGTAA